From a region of the Calypte anna isolate BGI_N300 chromosome 4, bCalAnn1_v1.p, whole genome shotgun sequence genome:
- the MBNL3 gene encoding muscleblind-like protein 3 isoform X3 — protein MFAQQMQFMLPGTQLQPITTFPVTPSLATSPTMAFSPYLSHVSPGMGLVPAELLPNTPVLVSGNPAVTVPGGSAGQKLMRTDKLEVCREFQRGNCTRGENDCRYAHPIDIAMIDTNENTVTVCMDYIKGRCSREKCKYFHPPAHLQAKIKAAQHQVNQTAAAAMALPPGALQPLPKRPALEKNNGATTVFNPSVFHYQQALANMQLQQPAFIPTVPMMHGATPTTVSAATTPATSVPFAATATANQISQLSVDELSSSMFVSQM, from the exons ACAACGTTTCCTGTGACTCCATCGCTTGCAACAAGCCCCACGATGGCTTTTAGTCCCTACCTGAGTCACGTTTCTCCTGGGATGGGCTTGGTTCCTGCAGAGCTTTTACCAAATACTCCTGTCCTGGTTTCTGGTAATCCTGCTGTTACAGTACCAGGAGGCTCTGCTGGGCAGAAACTGATGCGTACGGATAAACTGGAG GTTTGTCGAGAGTTTCAGCGTGGAAATTGCACACGTGGTGAAAATGATTGTCGCTATGCTCACCCTATAGATATTGCAATGATAGacacaaatgaaaacactgtTACAGTTTGCATGGATTACATCAAAGGTCGATGCTCTAGGGAGAAATGCAAGTACTTTCATCCTCCTGCACACCTGCAAGCCAAAATCAAGGCAGCTCAACACCAGGTGAACcagacagctgcagctgcaatg GCCCTGCCGCCTGGTGCACTTCAACCTTTACCAAAGAGGCcagcacttgaaaaaaacaatggTGCCACCACAGTCTTTAACCCAAGCGTTTTCCACTACCAACAGGCTCTAGCCAACATGCAGTTGCAACAGCCTGCATTCATTCCTACAG TGCCCATGATGCACGGTGCTACGCCCACCACTGTGTCTGCAGCAACAACTCCTGCCACCAGCGTCCCCTTCGCTGCAACAGCTACCGCCAATCAG ATATCCCAGTTATCAGTAGATGAACTGAGTAGCAGCATGTTTGTTTCACAGATGTAG